In the genome of Triticum urartu cultivar G1812 chromosome 5, Tu2.1, whole genome shotgun sequence, one region contains:
- the LOC125509892 gene encoding uncharacterized protein LOC125509892 isoform X3, which translates to MDGWGRGDDGAVAETSMANASRQPAISGKPDHSDRGTLTMVAPVLLLLPPLLCVLLLVAAPSSALPPPPSCCSLLCSAYVLQGVVLATGVGALRSKVAERWYLLYKMDKQGANLTFIYWWEDKVSAMLLSSGSEWSDGQYNFCGGPDGGGDVQVPQEARCHPFQLCCSCGRLCFCLGYKLPR; encoded by the exons ATGGATGGATGGGGACGGGGAGACGACGGTGCGGTGGCGGAGACGTCCATGGCGAACGCGAGCCGACAGCCGGCCATCTCCGGCAAGCCCGACCACAGCGATCGCGGAACTCTGACCATG GTTGCTCCGGTGCTGCTGTTGCTCCCTCCTCTTCTCTGCGTCCTCCTCCTAGTTGCTGCTCCCTCCTCtgctctgcctcctcctcctagCTGCTGCTCCCTCCTCTGCTCTGCCTACGTCCTCCAGG GTGTCGTGCTGGCAACCGGGGTTGGAGCGCTCAGATCGAAGGTGGCCGAGCGCTGGTACTTGCTCTACAAGATGGACAAGCAGGGGGCCAACCTCACGTTCATCTACTGGTGGGAGGACAAGGTCTCAGCCATGTTGCTTTCTTCTGGCTCTGAATGGTCGGATGGTCAAT ATAACTTTTGTGGGGGACCGGACGGTGGTGGAGATGTACAAGTTCCTCAAGAAGCACGCTGCCATCCCTTTCAACTCTGCTGCAGCTGCGGCCGGCTGTGCTTCTGCCTCGGCTACAAACTGCCTAG GTGA
- the LOC125509892 gene encoding uncharacterized protein LOC125509892 isoform X4, whose product MDGWGRGDDGAVAETSMANASRQPAISGKPDHSDRGTLTMVAPVLLLLPPLLCVLLLVAAPSSALPPPPSCCSLLCSAYVLQGVVLATGVGALRSKVAERWYLLYKMDKQGANLTFIYWWEDKVSAMLLSSGSEWSDGQYNFCGGPDGGGDVQVPQEARCHPFQLCCSCGRLCFCLGYKLPR is encoded by the exons ATGGATGGATGGGGACGGGGAGACGACGGTGCGGTGGCGGAGACGTCCATGGCGAACGCGAGCCGACAGCCGGCCATCTCCGGCAAGCCCGACCACAGCGATCGCGGAACTCTGACCATG GTTGCTCCGGTGCTGCTGTTGCTCCCTCCTCTTCTCTGCGTCCTCCTCCTAGTTGCTGCTCCCTCCTCtgctctgcctcctcctcctagCTGCTGCTCCCTCCTCTGCTCTGCCTACGTCCTCCAGG GTGTCGTGCTGGCAACCGGGGTTGGAGCGCTCAGATCGAAGGTGGCCGAGCGCTGGTACTTGCTCTACAAGATGGACAAGCAGGGGGCCAACCTCACGTTCATCTACTGGTGGGAGGACAAGGTCTCAGCCATGTTGCTTTCTTCTGGCTCTGAATGGTCGGATGGTCAAT ATAACTTTTGTGGGGGACCGGACGGTGGTGGAGATGTACAAGTTCCTCAAGAAGCACGCTGCCATCCCTTTCAACTCTGCTGCAGCTGCGGCCGGCTGTGCTTCTGCCTCGGCTACAAACTGCCTAGGTGA
- the LOC125509892 gene encoding uncharacterized protein LOC125509892 isoform X1 — protein MDGWGRGDDGAVAETSMANASRQPAISGKPDHSDRGTLTMVAPVLLLLPPLLCVLLLVAAPSSALPPPPSCCSLLCSAYVLQGVVLATGVGALRSKVAERWYLLYKMDKQGANLTFIYWWEDKITFVGDRTVVEMYKFLKKHAAIPFNSAAAAAGCASASATNCLGEVRIHVRSCEAYQQRVAYYVL, from the exons ATGGATGGATGGGGACGGGGAGACGACGGTGCGGTGGCGGAGACGTCCATGGCGAACGCGAGCCGACAGCCGGCCATCTCCGGCAAGCCCGACCACAGCGATCGCGGAACTCTGACCATG GTTGCTCCGGTGCTGCTGTTGCTCCCTCCTCTTCTCTGCGTCCTCCTCCTAGTTGCTGCTCCCTCCTCtgctctgcctcctcctcctagCTGCTGCTCCCTCCTCTGCTCTGCCTACGTCCTCCAGG GTGTCGTGCTGGCAACCGGGGTTGGAGCGCTCAGATCGAAGGTGGCCGAGCGCTGGTACTTGCTCTACAAGATGGACAAGCAGGGGGCCAACCTCACGTTCATCTACTGGTGGGAGGACAAG ATAACTTTTGTGGGGGACCGGACGGTGGTGGAGATGTACAAGTTCCTCAAGAAGCACGCTGCCATCCCTTTCAACTCTGCTGCAGCTGCGGCCGGCTGTGCTTCTGCCTCGGCTACAAACTGCCTAG GTGAAGTGCGAATCCATGTCCGAAGCTGTGAAGCATATCAGCAAAGAGTAGCATATTATGTGTTGTGA
- the LOC125509892 gene encoding uncharacterized protein LOC125509892 isoform X2, whose protein sequence is MDGWGRGDDGAVAETSMANASRQPAISGKPDHSDRGTLTMVAPVLLLLPPLLCVLLLVAAPSSALPPPPSCCSLLCSAYVLQGVVLATGVGALRSKVAERWYLLYKMDKQGANLTFIYWWEDKITFVGDRTVVEMYKFLKKHAAIPFNSAAAAAGCASASATNCLAKHDPCTMDTTCASSSIPS, encoded by the exons ATGGATGGATGGGGACGGGGAGACGACGGTGCGGTGGCGGAGACGTCCATGGCGAACGCGAGCCGACAGCCGGCCATCTCCGGCAAGCCCGACCACAGCGATCGCGGAACTCTGACCATG GTTGCTCCGGTGCTGCTGTTGCTCCCTCCTCTTCTCTGCGTCCTCCTCCTAGTTGCTGCTCCCTCCTCtgctctgcctcctcctcctagCTGCTGCTCCCTCCTCTGCTCTGCCTACGTCCTCCAGG GTGTCGTGCTGGCAACCGGGGTTGGAGCGCTCAGATCGAAGGTGGCCGAGCGCTGGTACTTGCTCTACAAGATGGACAAGCAGGGGGCCAACCTCACGTTCATCTACTGGTGGGAGGACAAG ATAACTTTTGTGGGGGACCGGACGGTGGTGGAGATGTACAAGTTCCTCAAGAAGCACGCTGCCATCCCTTTCAACTCTGCTGCAGCTGCGGCCGGCTGTGCTTCTGCCTCGGCTACAAACTGCCTAG CTAAACATGACCCATGTACAATGGATACAACATGCGCATCCTCCTCAATCCCTAGCTAG